In Helianthus annuus cultivar XRQ/B chromosome 8, HanXRQr2.0-SUNRISE, whole genome shotgun sequence, a single genomic region encodes these proteins:
- the LOC110870614 gene encoding uncharacterized protein LOC110870614: MKRLMRAKFLPINHKQDSFLEYHNLKQGNSSVEDFIVLFEQLRMRFDVDEDDEQVIARFLGGLRSEISDVVHLQQFWSFANVCLLAKKVEKQLSAKSKAQPRFSSSQGVPPSSSTAKAEGTKPSAPTTPVIPSGQASGTQRCYKCNGIGHLKRECPNKQVVALLDDTTPTFDHDPDSDSDSPAEVIYPDKGEALVLQRLLHATVADPSDDTAWLRTTIFWTKCTSKGKICNVIIESGSCENIVSTTMVDKLKLPLHDHPESYQLTWLKKSNLLKVTHRCLVQFSIGNKYSDEVWCEVLPMDACHILLGRPWQYDRRAKHDGFRNTYSFKKDGVNITLAPCDPRQEGAASMLVTRSVFSSLARAEPPQVIFGLLITEPNRMFLPSLPMLRDIQHCIDFLPGASIPNKPAYCMNPKEYNDLHQQVAELLEKGLIRESMSPCAVPALLVPKPNGTFRMCVDSRAVNKITIKYRFPIPRFDDLLDHLHGSKIFSKIDLRSGYH, from the exons ATGAAACGTCTCATGCGTGCTAAGTTTTTACCAATTAATCACAAACAGGATTCCTTTTTGGAATACCATAACCTGAAACAGGGCAATTCGTCGGTTGAAGATTTCATTGTTTTGTTCGAACAATTGCGTATGCGTTTTGAtgtggatgaagatgatgaacagGTCATTGCACGTTTTCTTGGGGGTCTTCGATCGGAAATCTCCGATGTCGTTCACCTCCAACAGTTCTGGTCTTTTGCGAACGTGTGTCTTTTAGCAAAAAAGGTGGAAAAACAACTAAGTGCTAAGTCGAAGGCCCAGCCGAGATTCTCTTCTAGCCAGGGGGTTCCACCCTCGTCCTCCACTGCCAAAGCCGAGGGCACCAAACCGTCAGCCCCAACTACACCGGTCATCCCTTCGGGTCAGGCATCGGGTACGCAGCGATGTTACAAATGTAACGGGATTGGCCATTTGAAGAGGGAATGTCCAAATAAACAGGTCGTGGCCTTACTCGATGACACCACCCCCACTTTTGATCACGACCCTGACTCTGATTCAGACTCTCCGGCAGAAGTTATCTACCCCGACAAGGGGGAAGCTTTGGTTTTACAACGTTTACTACATGCAACGGTTGCTGATCCTTCTGATGATACTGCCTGGCTCCGTACCACTATTTTCTGGACGAAGTGTACCTCTAAAGGTAAAATCTGTAATGTTATTATTGAGAGTGGGAGCTGCGAAAATATCGTGTCCACAACTATGGTTGATAAATTAAAATTGCCACTTCATGATCACCCGGAGTCGTATCAACTTACTTGGTTAAAGAAAAGTAACCTTCTTAAAGTCACTCACCGTTGCCTAGTTCAGTTCTCAATTGGAAATAAATATTCGGATGAGGTCTGGTGTGAGGTCCTACCAATGGATGCGTGTCACATTCTTTTGGGCCGTCCTTGGCAATACGACCGTAGGGCAAAACACGACGGCTTTCGTAACACTTATTCCTTTAAAAAGGATGGGGTTAATATTACCCTCGCCCCGTGTGACCCACGCCAAGAGGGCGCAGCTTCGATGTTGGTTACCCGATCGGTTTTCTCTTCTTTGGCTAGGGCCGAGCCTCCACAGGTGATTTTTGGTCTACTTATTACCGAGCCAAACCGAATGTTCCTACCGAG TTTACCTATGTTACGTGATATCCAACATTGCATTGATTTCCTACCGGGTGCAAGTATTCCAAACAAACCAGCTTACTGTATGAACCCGAAGGAATACAATGATTTGCATCAACAGGTTGCTGAGCTATTGGAAAAGGGTCTTATTCGTGAGAGCATGAGCCCGTGTGCCGTTCCGGCTTTGTTGGTGCCGAAGCCTAATGGCACATTCCGTATGTGTGTCGATAGTCGGGCAGTTAATAAAATCACCATTAAATACCGCTTTCCGATACCGAGGTTCGATGATTTGTTGGACCATTTGCATGGGtctaaaatcttttctaaaataGATTTACGAAGCGGCTACCACTAG